From Diospyros lotus cultivar Yz01 chromosome 4, ASM1463336v1, whole genome shotgun sequence, a single genomic window includes:
- the LOC127799484 gene encoding ABC transporter E family member 2: protein MADRLTRIAIVSSDRCKPKKCRQECKKSCPVVKTGKLCIEVTPASKIAFISEELCIGCGICVKKCPFEAIQIINLPKDLDKDTTHRYGPNTFKLHRLPVPRPGQVLGLVGTNGIGKSTALKVLAGKLKPNLGRFNNPPDWQEILTYFRGSELQNYFTRILEDNLKAIIKPQYVDHIPKAVQGNVGQVLDQKDEREMKAELCADLELNQVLDRNVGDLSGGELQRFAIAVVAIQNAEIYMFDEPSSYLDVKQRLKAAQVVRSLLRPNSYVIVVEHDLSVLDYLSDFICCLYGKPGAYGVVTLPFSVREGINIFLAGFVPTENLRFRDESLTFKVAETPQESAEEIETYARYKYPTMSKTQGNFKLRVLEGEFTDSQIIVMLGENGTGKTTFIRMLAGLLKPDTVEDSDVEIPEFNVSYKPQKISPKFQSTVRHLLHQRIRDSYMHPQFVSDVMKPLLIEQLMDQEVVNLSGGELQRVALCLCLGKPADIYLIDEPSAYLDSEQRIVASKVIKRFILHAKKTAFVVEHDFIMATYLADRVIVYEGKPSVDCTANAPQSLLTGMNLFLSHLDITFRRDPTNFRPRINKLDSTKDREQKSAGSYYYLDD, encoded by the exons GTAAACTGTGTATCGAGGTCACTCCTGCATCCAAAATTGCGTTCATATCTGAGGAGTTGTGTATTGGATGTGGTATCTGTGTTAAA AAATGCCCATTTGAAGCAATTCAAATTATCAATCTACCAAAAGATTTGGATAAAGATACAACACATCGTTATGGCCCCAATACTTTTAAATTACACAG GTTGCCAGTCCCAAGGCCAGGGCAAGTTCTTGGCTTGGTTGGAACAAATGGCATTGGGAAGTCAACTGCTCTTAAAGTTTTGGCTGGGAAATTGAAGCCTAATTTGGGCCGTTTCAAT AATCCTCCAGATTGGCAAGAAATCTTGACATATTTTCGAGGTTCTGAGCTGCAGAATTACTTCACCCGTATTTTGGAAGATAATTTAAAG GCCATCATCAAGCCCCAATACGTTGATCACATTCCAAAAGCAGTGCAAGGCAATGTGGGGCAAGTGCTTGATcagaaagatgagagagagatgaaagcTGAATTGTGTGCTGATCTGGAACTGAATCAGGTTCTGGATCGTAATGTTGGGGATTTATCTGGTGGAGAGCTTCAGAGATTTGCCATTGCTGTTGTTGCGATACAAAATGCAGAGATATATATGTTTGATGAACCATCAAGTTATCTTGATGTTAAACAGAGGCTTAAAGCTGCCCAAGTGGTCCGATCCCTACTCAGGCCTAACAG TTATGTAATCGTCGTGGAGCATGACCTTAGTGTCCTAGATTACCTATCAGATTTCATTTGCTGCCTGTATGGGAAGCCTGGTGCATATGGAGTTGTTACCCTTCCCTTCTCTGTCAGAGAAGGGATTAACATATTTTTGGCAGGATTTGTCCCCACAGAAAATCTACGTTTTCGGGATGAATCTCTTACTTTTAAG GTTGCTGAGACTCCACAAGAAAGTGCTGAGGAAATTGAGACGTATGCGCGTTACAAGTATCCAACAATGAGTAAGACTCAGGGTAATTTCAAGCTTCGTGTGCTTGAGGGTGAGTTTACAGATTCTCAAATTATTGTTATGCTGGGTGAGAATGGTACCGGGAAGACAACATTCATCCGCATGCTG GCTGGCTTGTTGAAACCTGATACTGTAGAAGATTCTGATGTGGAGATACCTGAGTTCAATGTCTCTTACAAACCTCAGAAGATCAGCCCAAAATTCCAATCTACTGTTAGGCACTTGCTGCATCAAAGGATACGTGATTCATATATGCATCCCCAGTTTGTGTCAGATGTGATGAAGCCTCTTCTGATTGAGCAACTAATGGACCAAGAAGTTGTCAATCTTTCTGGTGGAGAGTTGCAAAGAGTCGCGTTGTGTCTGTGCCTTGGGAAG CCTGCAGACATTTATCTGATAGATGAACCGAGTGCATATCTTGACTCCGAGCAGCGAATTGTTGCCTCAAAAGTTATAAAGAGATTCATCCTTCACGCAAAGAAAACTGCATTTGTGGTTGAGCATGATTTTATAATGGCAACTTATCTGGCAGACAGGGTCATTGTTTATGAGGGGAAGCCGTCTGTGGATTGTACTGCAAATGCTCCTCAGTCACTGTTGACTGGGATGAACCTTTTCTTATCG CATCTGGACATCACTTTTAGGAGGGATCCAACGAATTTTCGCCCAAGAATCAACAAATTGGACTCTACCAAGGACAGAGAGCAAAAATCTGCCGGATCCTATTATTACCTGGATGACTAA